CGCGCGCAGACCACGGGCACGATCATCGGGCGGGTCAGGGATGCCGGTTCGCGCGAGCCGCTGGCGGGCGCGCGCGTCGCGGTCCCGCACCTGGGCCTGGGTGCGCTCACGGCGGCGGACGGGCGTTTCGTGCTGGCCGCGGTGCCGGCCGGGCAGCGCGAGCTGCAGGTCGAGCTGCTGGGCTACCAGACGGTGGTAGTCGAGGCCGTGCAGATCCGCCCCGGTCGCGTCGCGGAAGTCGAGGTCGAGCTCCACATTGCCGCGCTCGAGGTGGAGGGCGTCACGGTCGAGGCGCAGCGGATCCGGCTGATCGAGCCGGAAATCAGCCTGACGCACCAGGTCGTCGCCGGGCGCGAGCTGCGCGAGCTGCCCGTGGACCGGATCCAGGAGGCGATCGAGCTGGCGCCCGGCGTCTCGGACGGCCATTTCCGGGGCGGGCGGATCGGGCAGGAGTCGTATCTGGTGGACGGCCTGGAAGTCAAGAATCCGGTCGAATCATCCAGCCAGGGCGCGGCTCTCGAGCTGTCACCCACGGCGCTCGAGGAGGTCGAGGTGATCACCGGCGGGTTCGGCGCTGCCTACGGCTCGGCGTTGTCGGGCGTGGTGAGCTACGTCACCCGACGGGGCGATCCCGAGCACTGGCGGGGCGCCGCATCCTTCCTCACGGACCACTGGGCGCCGGCTTCGCTGCTGCGCGGCTTTGCCGGCGTCTCGGCCAGCGCGGGCGGGCCGGTGCCGTTTCTCGGCTCCGGATCGACCCTCTTCCTCGACGTCCTGCTCCAGGGCCAACTCGACGCGGAGCCGCGCGCCCGCGGACTGACCTGCCTCAGGCCAGAGGATGCGGAGCCGGACCTTGCTGCGGAGATCCAGTCTCTGGCCGGGGACGCGGTGTTCAGCCGCCTCTACTGCCCCTACAGCTCGGCCATGCTGCCACACCAGCGGGGCGAGAAGCTGCTGGGGTTTGCGCGGCTGGACCGGCCGCTGGGCGCCGGCGCGACGCTGGCCGCCACCTATCTCACCAACCGCCGGCAGCGCCAGCTCTACACGCCGGAGTTCAAGTACAACGCCCTGTACCAGCTTGGCCAGCGTACGGAAGGCCAGCTTGCCACCCTGACGCTGGACTGGACGCGGCACGGCCAGGGGCGCGCGTACCACGGCACGGCGCGCGTGGCCGCCATGCGGCTCGAGCGCTATCTGGGGGTCGTCGACCCCTGGACGTTCGGCGAACGCTGGCAGGTGGGCGGCATGGGCTGGGCGGACTACCGCTTCCTGGGCTCGAGCTTTGTGCGCCAGCCGTTGAACGAGCAGCTTGCCGCAGGTGTTGCCGTGCCGGGGTACGCGGCGCCGGGCGGGTCCACCGGCTCGCCGTACGGGCCGGCGGGCGTGGGGATCTTCTTCACCGAAGGCACGCCGGACATGGCGAGCTGGACGCGCTCGGAGTTCCTGGCCGGGGACTTGGCGGGCGAGCTGGTCACGGCCGCCGGGCACCTGCTGCGCGGAGGCGGCTCGGCCAGGTTCCATCGGGTCGAGAGCTACGAGCGGGTGCTGGCCTACCTGGCGGGCTCCGCCCCGAATTACGCCCGCTTTTATCCGGCCAGCGTGACGGGCTTTGTCGAGACACAGCTCCAGGCGGCGGATGACGTGATCCTGCATTTCGGCGCGCGCCTCGAGGGCTTCCGCTCCGGTCTCCAGTTCGTGCGCGACCGCGGCAACTTCCTCGCGCCGGTCGCCGAGACGGAGTGGAGGCTGAGCTTCATGCCTCGAATCGGCGTCTCCTTGCCGGTGCCCGGGAGCGCCGGCCGCATGTCCTTCCGCTTCAACTACGGACGCGTAGCCCAGCCGCCGGACTTCCGCTTCTTCCTGGACACCGCGGTAGGCGACTCGCTGCGCACGGACATCCGCCGCCAGGGCAACCCCGAGCTGGGCTTCGAGCGGGGCTCCGCCTACGAGCTGGGGCTGACCCGGCTGCTGGGTGAGGGAGTGGCGCTCAGTCTGACGGCGTTCCGCAAGGAGCTGACCAACCTGGTCACGGGCAGCCTGCAGTTCTCGGGGTATGCAGCCGGGCAGTTCACCACGGGCGATTTCGGCACGGTGCAGGGCCTCGAGCTGAGTGTGCGGGGCGGCTGGCCGGTGCTGCGGCTCCAGGCCGCATACGCCCTGCAGAAGGCGACGGGCGTGACCTCGACGGCGCTGAGCGACTCGATTGCCGCGCCGGACGAGAGGCGCCTCGAGTTCCCGCTCGCCTTTGACCGCCGTCACGTGGCAGACGTCGCCCTGTTCGCCGGACGCGCGGCAGGCGGGGAACGCTGGCGCTGGGCCGGCTCCATGATCGCCTCGCTCAAGAGCGGCTTCCCGCTGGAGCGCCGCGTGGCCGGCGGCGAGCCGGCCGAATCAGCGGCCAGGCCGACCTACCTTCCCTGGACCGCCGCCGTGGACCTGCGCCTCAGCCGTGAGCTGGGCGCGCTCCCCGGCTGCGGCGGCTGTGCCTGGCGCGTCGTCGCCGACGGCCGCAACATCCTGGGGCGCGAGAACGTCATCGCGCTGCGTCGCGACACGGGCGGACTCGCGCCCTCGCTCGAGCGGGTGCGCGAGACCGCGGCCGGCCTGCCGCCGGATCAGGAGCCGATCCCCCGGGAATCGCCGCGCTACAGCCAGATCATCGACCTGAATCAGGACGGCCTGATCACGCCTGCGGAGCTGGCCATCGCGCGCTTGGCCGCGGCGCTGGACCGGCACGACCCTTCCCTCTTCTTTGGCGCGCCGCGCCAGGTGCGGCTCGGCTTCGAGGTGTCGTTTTGAGCCGCGCCCGCTGGCTCGACAGCGGCGCGCTCCGGCTGGCCGCGCTGCTGGCGGCGCTCGCTGCCGCCTGCCGCGAGGCGCCCGCACCCTTCGACGCGCCCGACCGGATCGCAGAAGGCGAGCAGCCGCTGGCGCGGCTGAGCTACAGCCTGAAGGACGACCGCGCCCCCGTGTGGGCGCCGGGCGGCGACTCCGTGTACTATGCGGCCGAGGGATTCGACCCGCTGCCACGCACCCGCGGCGTGCTGGTGGGCATCCCGCGCCTCGGCGGCACTGCCGATCCCGTGCTGCCCGACGTGCAGCACCCTCGCGCCACGCTCTGGCTCACCACCCCGGCCGTAGCGCCGGCCGGCGACCGCATCGCCTACGCAGAGGTCTCGTTCCTCTGGCACCCGGTGCTGTGCCCCGGCGCTCTGCGCTGCTCCTCCGGCGATACCGTCGCGCTCGTGCCGCCCCTGGCCGAGGCGACGCTGCGTGTCCGCCGGTTCGGCGAGACGCGGCCGCCGGAGCAGGATCCCGGGCTGAGCGTGAGGTTCGCCGGCCGCTTCTATGACGGCGACGCCGAAGTCTACCGCACGCGCTTCCACCCCTTCCAGCGGCTGTTCGTGGACGAGCGGGCCCTGGTCTTCCGCCCGAGCTGGGCGCCGGACGGCCGGCGTCTCGTATACAGCGACGGGCTGCGCCTGCTGGTCTGGACCGTCGGGTCGGAGCCGCCCGTCCCCGTGCCCGGCACCGAGGACGGCGTCTCCGCCGCCTGGAGCCCGGACGGCTCCTGGATCGCCTACTCCCGCCTCGAGCGGGCCGATTCCACGAAAGGCACCTGCGTGTATCTCGGGGCGCTGGGGACTATCTGCGTCGACCAGCGCACCGAGTACCGCCTCGGCCGGCGGCTGCTAACATTGGTGCGGCCGGACGGCAGGGAACGGAGGGAGCTCGGGACGGGAGAAGAACCGGCCTGGGCGCCCGACGGCCAGACCCTCTACTTCCGCCGGGACAACCGGATCTGGCGCATCCGGCTGGACGGGAGCGGCGCGCAGCCGGTCGCGCAGACCGAGGGCGGCCGCGAGCCCGCCGTCTCGCCCGACGGCCGTTACCTGGCGTTTGCCCGGCGCGTGGCCCCCGCCAACCACGACGTATGGGTGCTGTCCCTGGCCGCGCCTCAGCCGGCAGCCCGCGCCGTGATCGAGGTCGGGTCTTGAGCCGCACTCACCACCCTCGCCGCCGGGCCTATGCGCTGGCGACGGCCGCCGTCGCCCTGGCCGCAGGCTGCCGCGAGGCGCCCGCGCCTTTTGACACGCCCGACCGCTTCGCGGATCGCGAGCAGACGCTGCGAAGGATCACGTACAGCGTTCGGGATGACCGCGCCCCCACGTGGCGCGGCAAGGACTCGGTGTACTACTCTGCCGGGGAGCTGGACCCGCTGGCCCGCACGCGCGGCCTGCTCGCGGCGCTCCCGCGCGCCGGCGGCACGATCAGCCCCGTGCTGCCACAAATACAGCAGCCGGGCAGCACGGTCTGGTTCACGGCCCCGGCGGTCGCGCCGGGCGGCGACCGCATAGCCTACGTCGAGGTGTCCTT
The genomic region above belongs to Gemmatimonadota bacterium and contains:
- a CDS encoding carboxypeptidase regulatory-like domain-containing protein, which produces MPAFLCSGPSAVGASERGVVLRRGVLIGLCLLALPAAGRAQTTGTIIGRVRDAGSREPLAGARVAVPHLGLGALTAADGRFVLAAVPAGQRELQVELLGYQTVVVEAVQIRPGRVAEVEVELHIAALEVEGVTVEAQRIRLIEPEISLTHQVVAGRELRELPVDRIQEAIELAPGVSDGHFRGGRIGQESYLVDGLEVKNPVESSSQGAALELSPTALEEVEVITGGFGAAYGSALSGVVSYVTRRGDPEHWRGAASFLTDHWAPASLLRGFAGVSASAGGPVPFLGSGSTLFLDVLLQGQLDAEPRARGLTCLRPEDAEPDLAAEIQSLAGDAVFSRLYCPYSSAMLPHQRGEKLLGFARLDRPLGAGATLAATYLTNRRQRQLYTPEFKYNALYQLGQRTEGQLATLTLDWTRHGQGRAYHGTARVAAMRLERYLGVVDPWTFGERWQVGGMGWADYRFLGSSFVRQPLNEQLAAGVAVPGYAAPGGSTGSPYGPAGVGIFFTEGTPDMASWTRSEFLAGDLAGELVTAAGHLLRGGGSARFHRVESYERVLAYLAGSAPNYARFYPASVTGFVETQLQAADDVILHFGARLEGFRSGLQFVRDRGNFLAPVAETEWRLSFMPRIGVSLPVPGSAGRMSFRFNYGRVAQPPDFRFFLDTAVGDSLRTDIRRQGNPELGFERGSAYELGLTRLLGEGVALSLTAFRKELTNLVTGSLQFSGYAAGQFTTGDFGTVQGLELSVRGGWPVLRLQAAYALQKATGVTSTALSDSIAAPDERRLEFPLAFDRRHVADVALFAGRAAGGERWRWAGSMIASLKSGFPLERRVAGGEPAESAARPTYLPWTAAVDLRLSRELGALPGCGGCAWRVVADGRNILGRENVIALRRDTGGLAPSLERVRETAAGLPPDQEPIPRESPRYSQIIDLNQDGLITPAELAIARLAAALDRHDPSLFFGAPRQVRLGFEVSF
- a CDS encoding PD40 domain-containing protein, whose amino-acid sequence is MSRARWLDSGALRLAALLAALAAACREAPAPFDAPDRIAEGEQPLARLSYSLKDDRAPVWAPGGDSVYYAAEGFDPLPRTRGVLVGIPRLGGTADPVLPDVQHPRATLWLTTPAVAPAGDRIAYAEVSFLWHPVLCPGALRCSSGDTVALVPPLAEATLRVRRFGETRPPEQDPGLSVRFAGRFYDGDAEVYRTRFHPFQRLFVDERALVFRPSWAPDGRRLVYSDGLRLLVWTVGSEPPVPVPGTEDGVSAAWSPDGSWIAYSRLERADSTKGTCVYLGALGTICVDQRTEYRLGRRLLTLVRPDGRERRELGTGEEPAWAPDGQTLYFRRDNRIWRIRLDGSGAQPVAQTEGGREPAVSPDGRYLAFARRVAPANHDVWVLSLAAPQPAARAVIEVGS